A part of Elusimicrobiota bacterium genomic DNA contains:
- a CDS encoding helix-turn-helix transcriptional regulator translates to MKTDKTKGNHISLKEITSRIIKTEEDKELFNKELRALRLSVQIAELRKKHGLSQKQFASRLHVRQQCVSRMETENALSVSVNTLIKIAKALHKHLVIDFR, encoded by the coding sequence ATGAAAACCGATAAGACTAAAGGAAACCACATATCTCTAAAAGAGATAACAAGTCGAATAATAAAGACTGAAGAAGATAAAGAGTTGTTTAATAAAGAGCTTCGGGCTTTAAGATTATCAGTACAAATTGCCGAATTAAGAAAGAAACACGGGCTTTCTCAAAAACAATTTGCGTCCAGATTACATGTAAGGCAACAGTGTGTTTCTAGAATGGAAACAGAAAATGCTCTAAGTGTTTCTGTAAACACGCTTATTAAAATAGCAAAAGCACTGCATAAACATTTAGTAATAGATTTTAGGTAA